In the Haloarcula salinisoli genome, TCCCACCGACGGTGGCCGACGGGACGGTGTACGTCTGCTGTTGGGACAAGCAGCTGTACGCCCTGGGTGGGGACGACGGGTCCCAGCAGTGGGCCGTCTCGACTAGCAGGAGCGCTCGCGGACCACCTGCGGTAGCCGACGGGACCGTCTACGTTCGAGACAATAACTCCCGGGTGTACGCGATAGATGCCACAGACGGCACCCAACAGTGGGTCGAGTGGGGGCCTCTGGAGTTCTATTCGGCACTGACAGTCGCGAATGGACTCGTCTACGTCGGTAGCTACGAGGGGGGTATCTACGCGCTGGACCCAGCGGATGGGTCGGACGTATGGGAGCAGCCAGACACTGGAGATATCTCGGGGTCACCGACTGTCGTCGGATGCAGTGTCTACATCAGCCGCGAGAGTGGGGCCAGGGATTCGTTCCTCGCGCTCGATGCAGCCACCGGCGAGCAACAGTGGACGGAGACGGCCGAGGGCAATCTGGGGTCCCTCTCGGTGGCCGCCAACGCACTGTACACCAGCTCCGGCGGAGATATCCACGCCGACGACCTGACCGATGGGACGCGCCTGTGGACCTTCGAGACGGGCGATTACGTGTCGGGGTCGGTCGCGGTCGGCCAGGGGACGGTGTACGCGTCGAGTGATGACGGTCTCGTGTACGCCATCGGGGAGGGTTCGGAAGCGACGACCACTCCGACCGGGGAGACGGCTGGGGGCTCCTGTGGGTCGCTCGGGAGGGCAACCGGGGCGACATCGCCGACTCCAGACCGTGCGGTGACCGTCGGCGCCGGGCCCGGGTTCGGCGTTCTGACCGGTGGGCTGGGGGCGCTGGGTTACGCGCTCTATCGGTCCGTTACAGCCGACGACGACTAACCGGGAACCGACGGCGAGTTAGAACCCCGAGAGGCTAGATTTAAATAAACTATCCACGAGAGCGTACGATAATGGACCTGCGTCGCAGACAGCTGTGCAAATACGTGGTGGTCAGTGGACTCGCGGGGGGTGCTGGGTGTCAGACGAGCGGGCCGGCCGTAGAGACTGTCGAAGAACCGGATTCGGATTCGGATTTGGACGCCAACGAGCCGGTAAAGACCATCGATCGTGAGTTCGGTGAGGCTGTCCGGCTCAAGAGCGGCGACGGCGAGCAACTCGCCGTGACTCCTACGAACGCACGCCTGGCAAGCGTCTTCTTCGAAGGTGAGTCGGCCGATATCAGCAGCGTGGAACCCGAAACGAGGGGGCAGGTCTTTCTGGAGATAGCGATCGACGTCGAGAACACTGGCGGGGGCGTCACCGATTTACCCGACGAGATATCGTTCCGGGCCGATGGGAGCGAGTACGGCTTCGACGAGTACGCCAATCCGCGAGGGAGCTACGATGAACTCGAAAACATCTCGCCAGGATCGACCTACGAGGCATTGGTAACCTTCGAGATTCCTGTCACTGCCTCGGAGGGCGAGTTGGTTCTCTCGTCGGAACATTCGTTCGACACGATCGTAAACTGGTCGCTCGACCTCGATACTGTGACCCGGGACCCCGGGGACTACACCGACCTCTCCATCGGGACCGGTGTCACAGTCGGGCGGACGGGCCCGCAGTTCTCGTTTACCGTCGCGTCGGTTGAAACGATGCAGGAGTACACCTACACCAGCAGCGGGCAGTCGGAGACACACGTGGCCGACGACGGGAAGCAGTTCGTCCGCGTGACCGTCAGCGCGGAGAACACCGGCACGGGTCGGGTGAAGCTTCCACGGCCGAGCGTGTTCACCCTCATCGCGGGCTCGTCGCAGTACGAACACAGCGCGTACGGGGTGCGGGGCGAGACGTACACCGGGGGGTTGCTCTCGGAGGGGGTACAGACGGAGGCCGAGTTACTGTTCGAGATACCGGAGGACCACGACCCGTCGCGAGTCGAAATCGAACTCGTCGACGGGCTCCTCGGAACCTGGACCGTCTGACGGCCCCTTCACTCTGGCTCGGCGGTGTGTCCGCCAGCCGACTGTGCTCCTGTCCTTCCCAGTGTGTCGCCCGTTTACTAGAGCCGCTCGATTGCGCCCGCCAGTACGTCCACACCGATTGCCAGCGACCGCTCGTCCACGTCGAAGGTCGGCGTGTGGTGGCCGCCGGGGTGGTTGGTGCCGATACCGACGTAGCTGGCCCGCCCCCCGTTCTCCTGGACGCGGTCCATCAGATAGGTCGCGTCCTCGCTCCCGCCCAGCGGCGCGCTGTGTAGAACACGCTCGACCCCATCGACGCCTTCGGCCACCGCATAGACCACGTCCGCCAGTTCCGCATCGCTCTCGGCGCTGGGAGCCTCCGCAACCGTCTCCATCGCCGACTCACAGTCGTGCATCCCGGCGGCGTGTTCGACGACCGAGTCGGCGCGCTCGCTCATGTACTCCATCAGCCGGGTCGTCTCGCCCCGGACTTCCCCCTCGATAGTCGCCGACTCGGGAACGATGTTGGTCGCTGTCCCGCCCGAGACGACGCCCGCGTTGACGCGGGTCGCACCGTCCTCGTGACGGCGGATGGCGTGGAGGTTCTGTACCGCTGTCGCCAGCGCCTGGACGGCGTCCCGACCGGCCGCCGGGTGGCCCCCCGCGTGGGCCGACTCGCCCCTGAACGCGGCTTCGAACTGTCGGACCGCCAGAAAGCCGTTCACGCCGGCGACCACCTCGCCCGTCGGGTGGTCCAGTCCGACGTGGACCGAGAGGAGGTGGTCCACGTCGTCGAGTACCCCGGCCTCGGCGACCGCGCTGGCGCCCCCGATGACCTCCTCGGCGGGCTGGAAGAGCACGTGGACGGTCCCCGGGAACTCGCTCTCGGCGACGGCTTCGAGGACGCCGACGCCGATGGCCGCGTGGGCGTCGTGGCCGCAGGCGTGCATATACCCCTCGTTGCCCGAGCGAAACCCCCCCTCGGCCGGCGCGTGTGTCGCCGCCGTCGATTCGGTAATCGGCAAGGCGTCGATATCGACCCGCAGCGCGACCGTGGGGCCGTCGCCGCGCTCGACGGTCGCGAGTGCGCCGGTGAACCCGCCCGCGCACTGCTCCAGCACGTCCTCGCGGGCGCCCGCCGCTCGCGCGCGGTCGTGCCACTCGCCGAGTGTATCCTCGTCGGGGACCGCCATCCGCGCGTCGGCCGCCAGAATCTCGGGGCCGACCAGCAGTTCGTCGACGCCGATACGCTCTACTTCCTCGACGATACGACTCGTCGTCCAGTACTCACACCAGGCCGGTTCCGGGTGGCGGTGTAGCTCCCGTCGCAGGGCTACCGGCCGTTCGTATCGCTCCATACCGGCCCGACGGGGCGGGAGCCCTTATCACCCGCTGCCGGGCTGGGTCT is a window encoding:
- a CDS encoding DUF4352 domain-containing protein, giving the protein MDLRRRQLCKYVVVSGLAGGAGCQTSGPAVETVEEPDSDSDLDANEPVKTIDREFGEAVRLKSGDGEQLAVTPTNARLASVFFEGESADISSVEPETRGQVFLEIAIDVENTGGGVTDLPDEISFRADGSEYGFDEYANPRGSYDELENISPGSTYEALVTFEIPVTASEGELVLSSEHSFDTIVNWSLDLDTVTRDPGDYTDLSIGTGVTVGRTGPQFSFTVASVETMQEYTYTSSGQSETHVADDGKQFVRVTVSAENTGTGRVKLPRPSVFTLIAGSSQYEHSAYGVRGETYTGGLLSEGVQTEAELLFEIPEDHDPSRVEIELVDGLLGTWTV
- a CDS encoding amidohydrolase, with product MERYERPVALRRELHRHPEPAWCEYWTTSRIVEEVERIGVDELLVGPEILAADARMAVPDEDTLGEWHDRARAAGAREDVLEQCAGGFTGALATVERGDGPTVALRVDIDALPITESTAATHAPAEGGFRSGNEGYMHACGHDAHAAIGVGVLEAVAESEFPGTVHVLFQPAEEVIGGASAVAEAGVLDDVDHLLSVHVGLDHPTGEVVAGVNGFLAVRQFEAAFRGESAHAGGHPAAGRDAVQALATAVQNLHAIRRHEDGATRVNAGVVSGGTATNIVPESATIEGEVRGETTRLMEYMSERADSVVEHAAGMHDCESAMETVAEAPSAESDAELADVVYAVAEGVDGVERVLHSAPLGGSEDATYLMDRVQENGGRASYVGIGTNHPGGHHTPTFDVDERSLAIGVDVLAGAIERL